ACCTTTGCCGCGCAGTTGCATACGCGCCTCGGCTGGTTGGGCCAGTTGAAGCGCTCGGACGACAGATAGCTCTGACAGACATAAAAAGAAAAGGCCCGCATGAGCGGGCCTTTTCTTTTTGCCAGTATCTGAATTCAGCGGCTGGCCTTCATCATCTCGCGCGGTACGTACTTGCCGATCTCGTACTTGCCGACAGCCGCACGGTGCACCTCGTCCGGGCCATCGGCCAGACGCAGGGTGCGCTGCATGGCATACCAGTAGGCCAGCGGGAAGTCATTGGAGACCCCCGCACCGCCGTGCATCTGGATCGCCCGGTCGATCACCTTGAGCGCCACGTTCGGCGCCACCACCTTGATCTGCGCGATTTCACTGGCGGCAATCTTGTTGCCGACGGTATCCATCATGTAGGCCGCATTCAGCGTCAGCAGACGCGCCTGGTTGATCTCCATGCGCGAATCGGCGATGTGATCGATATTGCCGCCCAGGCGTGCCAGCGGCTTGCCGAAGGCGGTGCGGCTGATGGCGCGCTTGCACATCAGTTCCAGCGCACGCTCGGCCATGCCGATCGACCGCATGCAGTGGTGGATGCGCCCTGGCCCGAGACGGCCCTGGGCAATCTCGAAACCCCGTCCCTCACCGAGCAGCACGTTTTCGTACGGCACGCGCACGTTCTCGAACAGCACTTCGGCATGGCCATGCGGAGCGTCGTCGTAGCCGAATACCGGCAGCGGACGCAACACGGTGACACCGGGCGCATCCATCGGCACCAGAATCATCGAATGCTGCTGGTGGCGCGGCGCATCCGGATTGGTCAGGCCCATGAAGATCATGACCTTGCAACGCGGATCGCAAGCACCGGAGGTCCACCACTTGCGGCCATTGATGACCCACTCGTCACCCTCGCGGCGGGCATTGGCCTGCATGTTGGTCGCGTCGCTGGAAGCCACGCCCGGTTCGGTCATAGCGAAGGCCGAACGAATCTCGCCGGAGAGCAGCGGCTCCAGCCATTGCTGCTTCTGCGCCTCGTTGCCGTAACGCACCAGCACCTCCATGTTGCCGGTATCCGGCGCGGCGCAGTTGAACGGCTCCGGACCGATCAGCGAGCGGCCCATGATTTCCGCCAGCGGCGCATATTCGGTATTGGTCAGGCCCGCGCCGTAGTCCGACTCGGGCAGGAACAGGTTCCACAGCCCTTCGGCCTTGGCCTTGCTCTTGAGCTCTTCCATGATTGCGGTCGGTTGCCAGCGATCACCCTCTGCCACCTGCTGCTCGAATACCGCTTCGGCCGGGTAGACGTGCGCCTCCATGAATGCGCTGACGCGCTCACGCAGCTCTTGAACCTTAGGGGAATAGGCAAAATCCATGGGGTTACCTGTTTTGTGACAAGGGGTGAGAGGTTGTGGAAATGATGCTAGAACAGCGCTTAAGATTTATCTAACCTATTTTCAGCGTGTATGAACATTCATAACCGATATATGATCGACTGATATCGACGCCTCTGGAGCACTACCGGCATGAACCTGACCAAGGTGGATCTCAACCTCTTCATCGTCTTTGACGCCATCTACACCGAGGCCAATCTGACCCGTGCCGGACAGATCGTCGGCATCACCCAGCCAGCGGTGTCCAACGCCCTGGCCCGCCTGCGCGAAACCTTCAACGACCCGCTGTTCGTGCGCACTGCACAGGGCATGGTGCCCACCCCCATGGCGCAGAACATCATCGGCCCGGTGCGCAACGCCCTGCAGCTGTTGCGCGTGTCCGTACAGGAAAGCCGCACCTTCAATCCGCAGCAGGCCGGCAAGACCTACCGCATCAGCATGACCGACCTGTCCGAGCAGATTCTCCTGCCGCCGCTGTTTCAGCGCCTGCGTCGCCTGGCACCCAACGTGTGCATCGAGAGCTTCCTGGCCAAACGCCGGGAAACCACCAAGGAGCTGGCCGCCGGCCGCCTCGACTTTGCCGTCGACGCGCCGCTCAATACCGATCCTCAGGTTCGGCATGTCAAGCTGCTGGATGATCGTTACGTCTGCGCCATGCGCCAGGGCCACCCGATGGCCAAGGAAAAGATCAGCCTCGACGAATACCTGTCGCTGACCCATATCCACATCTCCAGCCGCCGCAGCGGCCTCGGCTACGTTGATCTGGCACTGGGCAAGATGGGTATCCAGCGCAAGATCGCCCTGCGCTCGCAACACTATCTGATGGCCAGCAGCGTGATGCAGCAGACCGACATGGTGATGACCGTGCCGGAGCGCTTCGCCCGTCGCCACAACATGCATCACGTGACGCTGCCGGTCGGTGACGTTCCGGCCCTGGAGACCCACCTGTACTGGCATGAAAGCACCGATCAGGACCCGGCCAACCGCTGGATGCGCGAACAGATGATCGAACTGGCACAGCAGGTCACCGCGCAGGAGAAGAAGGCCGAGCAAGCCGCGACAGCCTGATCGCTCGAAGCCAGACGCAAGAAGGCCCGCATTTGCGGGCCTTCTCGTTGTTGCCGGAGGGATCAGTGAGCGAGCTTGCTGTCGACCGACAGCTTGCCGGCACCTTCGAACACCAGCGCCACGCTGATGGCCAGCAGCGCCAGAGCGAACTCGTAGCCGTTGTTGCTCATGAAGAAACCGTTGGCCAGATGCACGGTGAAGATCGCCACCAGCATGGTCACCGCCAGCACCGCAGCTGCCGGACGCACCAGCAGGCCGATGATCAGTGCCACGCCACCGAAGAACTCGGCGCTGCCCGCCATCAGCGCCATCAGGTAGCCCGGAGCCAGGCCAATGCTTTCCATCCATTGGGCGACGCCCGCCAGACCGTAACCGCCAAACCATCCGAACAGCTTCTGCGCGCCGTGAGCGGCGAAGGTAATGCCGGCGATGATGCGCAGGATGGTGATACCGAAACCGGCCTGGCTGGCGGTGATGCTTTTGATCAGGTTGTTCATGCAAGGCTTCCTTTGAGGTGTTGGTTAGATGGCGCACAGAATATCCAATTTATTCGATAATAAAATAGCAAATAGCCGTTTAAATAGATCGAATAGATAGATATTTAATTGGCCGTCAGACGCCGTCCCTGCGGTTCGAGCAAATAGCGCTCACGGTCATAAGCAAGGTAGTACTTGTTAACCGCATTCACATAGCTCACCACACCCATCCCCATCTGCTCCATGGCCACACGCTCGACCTGGAAGAACCATTGATTGGGATTGAGCCCCCGCCTGCGTGCCTCGGCGCGCAGACTCTGCACCCGTTGCGGGCCCAGGTTGTAGCCCGCCAGTACGAAGGCCATGCGCTCACGCTCGTTGAGCTGCGGACTGTTGAAGAAATTGCGTCGGATCATCGCCAGGTACTTGCTGCTGGCCTGAACGTTGCCGTTGATGTTCTGGATATTGCTCACCCCCACGCTGCGCGCCGCCGCCGGCGTGATCTGCATCAGCCCCGTCGCACCACTCGCACCGCGCGCCGACGGATTCAGAGTCGATTCCTTGAACGCCAGAGCAGCCAGCATCAGCCAGTCGAACCCCTGCTGTTCGGCATGCTGTTGCAGCACCGGGCGCACCTTTTCCAGACGCTGCCTTTCGGCACGCCCCAGTGGCGAATGCACCTTGTACAGGCGGCGATAAACCCGCTGGAATGTAGCGTCCTGGTCAGCCGGAGCCTGATAGCTGCTGAAGAAACGGTCGATGCTGGCGCGCAGCATCGGCGCATCGGGGCGCACGAACCATTTCATGTCGCCATCACGCGCCAGCACCAGATGCCGGTCGACGCGCAGCTTGGGCATCACCTTGGCCCAGCGCTCGGCGATCGGCAGTTCCACCGCAGTTCGCTCGAATATGCCGGCCTGGACCATCTCCAAGACGTCTTCGACCGCCAGAGAGGGATCGACCCACTCGACCACTATCGGTGGCAGCTTGCGCTCGGCCAGTAGCTGGTTGATACGGTGCAATGCCTCGCCCACGGCGCTGCCCGCCGGCAACGACAGGCTGCGGCCGGCCAACTGCTCGAGTTTGCTGTAATGCCGGTTGCCCTGCTTGGAAACCAGCACCAGCGGCACTTCGCGACGAATCGCCGTACTGGCACTGACATCATGCCCGGTGCGCACATCGAGCAACTCGCCAGGCGCCACCAGATCCCCCTCACCACGCTGCAATGCACCAAGCAATTGATCCTTGGCCTTGGGAATGATCTTCAGTGTGAGGCTGCGGCCATCACGGGCATTGCGGTTGAGGTATTGCTCGAAAGCGCGCAGGCGGTGGTATTCGACGCCAATACTCTGCCCCTTGACCGAACCTGAACTGTTGCGACTCTGATTGACCAGTACGCGCAACTCGCCGCTGCTGCGGATCGCCGGCAGATCGCGACTGCCGAGCGTCTGGCTGCCGACCTCGGACGGGCCGGCCAGACGCGCGCTGACCGGCAGCGGCAGCATGGCCAACAGGCACAGAATCAGCAGCAATCGCGACATCGACTCTCCGGAAAATGGGTGGTCGCCCAAGCCTTTGCTGGCCTGCTGCTCGCCGATGCGCGACAGACGGTTGCAGACCCTGAATCCGCCAAACAGTTTCCCAAGGCTGGCGGGGGCGCGGAGATTGGCACACCCAAGTGCCACGGCGCCACCCCACAACCTCGCATCAACCTTTAAAACGGCAAACAAGTGGTTGTTTTAAATCGACTTCCTGACGAACGGAGGGCTTCTGCTATTCTGCCCGTTCGCGTTCAACAGGTGGCACCATGCAGCTCATCGATATTGCCGTCAATCTCACCCACCCCAGCCTTGCCGTGCAGGCCGAAGCCCTGCTCGAGCGCGCTTACGCAGCCGGCGTGTGCCAGATGGTGCTGACCGGCACCAGTCTGAACGAAAGCGAGGCCAGCCTAGCACTTTGCCGACAGCTGGATGCCAGCGGCGAGCGTCTGTTCTGCACCGCCGGGGTTCATCCGCACGACGCCAGCTCGTGGGACAGTGCCAGCAGCACCGCGCTCAAGTCACTGTTGGCGCAGCCGCAAACGCGCGCCGTGGGTGAATGCGGGCTGGATTTCGACCGTGATTTTTCCCCGCGCCCAGCCCAGGAGAAAGCGCTGGAGGAACAGCTGGCCCTGGCTGTCGAGTTGCAGATACCGGCATTTCTCCACGAGCGTGAAGCCAGCCAGCGCATGCTGGAAATCCTGCGCAACTATCGCGATCAGTTGCCCGCCGCCGTGGTGCACTGCTTCACCGGCGAGCGCCGTGCACTCTATGCCTATCTCGATCTCGACCTGCACATCGGCATCACCGGCTGGGTCTGCGACGAGCGCCGTGGCACGCATCTGCACCCCTTGCTCAAGGACATTCCCGGCGAGCGTCTGATGCTGGAGACCGACGCGCCCTTCCTGTTACCCCGCAGTTTGCGCCCCAAACCAAGGAGCGGGCGCAACGAGCCGGCCTTTCTCGGCGAGGTACTGCGCGAGGTAGCCCTGCATCGCGGCCAGAGCGAACAGGCGCTGGCCACGCAAACCACGGCCTGCGCCCGGGCATTCTTCGGGATGCCCGCCATACTAGAGAGACCTGCACCGGAGTTTTGATTGACGTCAAGACTCCGACTTTTTTCCAAGGCATACTGGTGGCAAATAGCCAACAGTGAACGTAGCGAGACGGATAACCACAGCATGGGCGCCTGGATCAGCAATCTCTCTCTCAAGTACAAGTTCTGGGCGGTCAATGCCGTTGCCTTCGTTATCAGTCTGATGCTGGTGCTGTTCGCCCTGCATATCGAGCAGCAAGCCCGCAGCAGCGATGCCAGGCTGGCCGCCGCCGAGCAGGCGCGCCTGCTGCAACAGTGGCCACAGCAGGCGCCATTGCCCGGCACGACCAACATTCAGGTGCTGCAGGGCAACAGCCTGCCGGGCGCTCAGGGCGCAGCTGACGCCAGCGGTTGGCAGACAATCCAGCACGATGCCTGGTTTGGTGATTCGCCTGTGATCGGCGCGCAGCGGGTCACCCTCAGCGACGGACGCAACCTGGCGGTCACGGCCCGCGCACCCAGTCTGCTTGACCTGTTTGCCCAGCACGCCCTCACCTACGCCCTTGCGGTCGCAGTGCTGATGCTCCTGCTGCTGGCCGCTTCGCAGTTGCTGATCCGCTTCCTGCTCAGCCACCTCAACACCCTCAAGGACGTAATGCTGCAGGCCGAGCGCAGTGGCGACCTGTCGTTGCGCGTGCCACTGGAAAGCCGCGATGAGGTCGGCCAGATGGCTGCAGCATTCAATGCCATGCAGGCCGGTTACCAGCGCGTGGTCGGCACGGTCGGCCAGGTCGCCAACGAACTGAACAGTGGCACCCGTGACATGGCCGAGCGCATGGATGCAGTGCGCCAGGGCATGCTCAGCCAGCAGAGCGAAACCGATCAGGCTGCCACCGCGATCAACGAGATGTCGGCAACCGTGCAGCACATCGCCGAGCACGCCGGCACCACCCGCGATCAGTCGCTGAACGCCGATCAACTGGCCCGCGCCGGCCAGCAGGTGGTCGAACGCGTCGAGCAGTCCATCGCGGCGCTGTCTCAGGGTGTGCAGCAAAGTGCCGGCAGCATCGAGCGTCTGGCCGAAGACAGCCAGCACATCAGCCGCGTGGTCGGGGTGATCCATGGTATCGCCGAGCAGACCAACCTGCTGGCCCTCAACGCCGCCATCGAAGCTGCCCGCGCCGGTGAAATGGGCCGAGGCTTCGCCGTGGTCGCCGACGAGGTACGCAACCTCGCCAAACGCGTGCAGGAATCCACCGACGAGATCACCCAGATGATCGGTAATCTGCAGGACGGCACCCGTGACGCTGTGGAGTTCATGCGCGAAAGCTCGGAAAACGCCAACCACTGCGTACAGCTGGCGCAGGAGGCCGGCGAATCGCTGGCAGCGATCACCGCCGCCGTGACTCTGATGCGTGACAGCAATACGCAGATCGCCGTGGCCGCAACCCAGCAAAGCCAAGTTGCCGAGGAAATGAGCCGCTCGGTGGTCGGCATCCGCGACGTCACCGAGCAGACGGTCGGCCAGACCCTCGATTCGGCCGCAATCAGCCAGCAGCTCGCCCAGCTCGCAGGCGAGCTGAGCAAGGCCATCAGTCAACTGCGGCTGTAGATCCCCGCCGGCTAGATGGCGTGATCAGGCATCAACCTATCTGCGCCATAGCCAGCGGCAATTCGTCGAGCACTCGCGACAACCCTAGACTCACGCCATCTAGTCGAGGGTTGCATCATGAGCAAACGTCATACCGATCTGCTGTCCTGGCAATGGCGCCACTATGCCGACCAGCACAGGCACCCCACCAATCTGTTGCTGCACCTGATCGCCGTACCGCTGTTTCTGCTGTCACTGATACTGCTGGCGATCGGGCTCTGGCACATGGGCTTCATACCCGTGGTTCTTGGCGCCATCGGCCTCTATGCCGCCCTGGCCCTGCAGGCGCATGGTCATCGCCTGGAGCAGAATCAGCCGGAACCTTTCACTGGCAAGCGAGATGCATTCAAGCGCCTGTTGCTGGAACAGTGCATCACCTTTCCGCGCTTCGTGTTCACTGGCGGCTGGTGGCGCGCCTGGCGCAAACGCAGGTAGTCGGGCCGGCCTCAACCGCGCCTTATCTGATTAGCCAAACACCGTGACGGTCTGCCGGCTAAGGGCGATCAACTGACCAGCCGAGCTCCACAGCGCAGCAGCCACATGACCGTAACCATCGCGGGCATGTTCGATGTCCGCGTGATACAGGCACCAGTCGTCACTGGTGAGACTCTGCAACGGCTGAACGAACTCGATGGTCCAGGTCAGCGAGCTGCCTGGGGCCGGGCTTTTCAGATGCGACAGCAGCGCCGGCGGCCAGGCATCGACCAGCGCCAGCAGGTGAGCCTCGCTGAGCGCCTGCGGCTCGCCGTCCTCGCGCAAGCGCACCCAGCCACCCATCTGTCGTGACGGATTGTTGCTGAACGGCATGCCACCGACGCCCCAGCGCATGGCCAGAAAACGTGTGAATTCCGGTGTGACATTGCGCACGTAAGACAGCTCCTGGCACTGCTCTACCGGCGGCATCTGCGGCGCGGCAAGCGCCTGCACTGAGATTGCCGACGGACGGGAGGCGCCGAAACTGCCCTGCACCACCGTCACCACCTGACCGTCCTGAACGGCGCGCAGAAGCATCTGGCTGACGGCCTTGCCTTCACGCAGCACTTCGGCCTGGAAGCTGACCGGCACATCCGGTGCCGCCGGGCCGACGAAGGTGATCGCCAGCGAGCGCACAGGTCGCCCCTCCGGTACCTTGGCGCGCATCGCCTCGAAAGCCAGCGCTGCAACCAGCCCGCCGAAACTCGCACGCCCTTGACCCCATTCGGGTGGAATCATCACCGCCTCGGGATTGCGACGCACCGCATCGAGCATCTCGGAAAAGACCATACGCACCTCATGACTCATGGATGGCGACGATCTTAGGGGATGGCACCAACCGAACGATAGCCCGAGAAAAGGCCTGAACGGTCATATTGCCGGCGAGAATGTCGCCCTATCGGCCTGGGGAAAATCGCCATGCAGTGCCAGCAACGCATCGTCTGCACAGGGCCAGGCGAAATCGTTCATGATCGTTCCTCCCGAACGATCATCGCTCCCAGCTAATGCCCCGGCCATCGACTCGCACAAGTGACCAAAGGTCGCTAACGCGACGCGCGCCAGGGCAATGCCCGGCGCAAATCGCTCAACGCATGCAGCAACGCCGCACGCGAAGCTGGCTCGCCGGCATAACGCTGCTGCTCGAAGCAACGTGCGAACGCTTCGATCTGCGCTGCCTGCTCAGGCAATTGTCGGGCAGCACGCAGCGCGAAGGAGCGCGCGCCCTCGCCAGGCTCCCGGCGCACGGCATGACTTGCCAGCAAACGCTCGAATTTGCGGAATGCCTGGCGCTGCGGGTCGGCGCGCTGCTGCCAGGGTTTGAGCAACCACAACGCCAGCAGCCCCAGCAACAGTGCCCCCGTTCCCACCAGGCCCAGAGCCAGGCGCTGCCAGTCGAGGCTGCCGAGCCAGCTCTGTAGCAGCTTCATTTGCTGTTCGCCCTGATAGCCCAGTACCCAGCGCTGCCAACCGTAATTGAGGCTCTCCCAGCTCATGCGCAACTGGTTGAGCCAGGCCAGTTCGCGGTAACGCAGCGGCGAGAACGGCTGGTCATCGAGAAAGCCGTCCTCTTCCGACAGGGCCTCTTCAAGACCCCGTTCGATACGTTCGGGGGCGACCTGGAAGGTGGGATCGACACTGCGCCAGCCCTGTCCCGGCTGCCAGTACTCGACCCAGGCGTGTGCATCGAACTGGCGCACCTGGATGTAGTTGCCGTTGGGGTTGAGCTCCCCGCCCTGGTAACCGGCGACAACCCGCGCAGGAATGCCCGCTGCGCGCAGTACGAAGGTCATGGCGCCGGCGTAGTGCGCGCAGAAGCCGCGCCGGGTGTTGAACAGGAAATCGTCGATGCTGTCAGCCCCCAGCGGCTGCGGGCGCAAGGTATAGACGTAGGGTTCACGG
The sequence above is drawn from the Pseudomonas sp. Z8(2022) genome and encodes:
- a CDS encoding acyl-CoA dehydrogenase, which produces MDFAYSPKVQELRERVSAFMEAHVYPAEAVFEQQVAEGDRWQPTAIMEELKSKAKAEGLWNLFLPESDYGAGLTNTEYAPLAEIMGRSLIGPEPFNCAAPDTGNMEVLVRYGNEAQKQQWLEPLLSGEIRSAFAMTEPGVASSDATNMQANARREGDEWVINGRKWWTSGACDPRCKVMIFMGLTNPDAPRHQQHSMILVPMDAPGVTVLRPLPVFGYDDAPHGHAEVLFENVRVPYENVLLGEGRGFEIAQGRLGPGRIHHCMRSIGMAERALELMCKRAISRTAFGKPLARLGGNIDHIADSRMEINQARLLTLNAAYMMDTVGNKIAASEIAQIKVVAPNVALKVIDRAIQMHGGAGVSNDFPLAYWYAMQRTLRLADGPDEVHRAAVGKYEIGKYVPREMMKASR
- a CDS encoding LysR family transcriptional regulator, producing MNLTKVDLNLFIVFDAIYTEANLTRAGQIVGITQPAVSNALARLRETFNDPLFVRTAQGMVPTPMAQNIIGPVRNALQLLRVSVQESRTFNPQQAGKTYRISMTDLSEQILLPPLFQRLRRLAPNVCIESFLAKRRETTKELAAGRLDFAVDAPLNTDPQVRHVKLLDDRYVCAMRQGHPMAKEKISLDEYLSLTHIHISSRRSGLGYVDLALGKMGIQRKIALRSQHYLMASSVMQQTDMVMTVPERFARRHNMHHVTLPVGDVPALETHLYWHESTDQDPANRWMREQMIELAQQVTAQEKKAEQAATA
- a CDS encoding DoxX family protein; translated protein: MNNLIKSITASQAGFGITILRIIAGITFAAHGAQKLFGWFGGYGLAGVAQWMESIGLAPGYLMALMAGSAEFFGGVALIIGLLVRPAAAVLAVTMLVAIFTVHLANGFFMSNNGYEFALALLAISVALVFEGAGKLSVDSKLAH
- a CDS encoding transglycosylase SLT domain-containing protein; this translates as MSRLLLILCLLAMLPLPVSARLAGPSEVGSQTLGSRDLPAIRSSGELRVLVNQSRNSSGSVKGQSIGVEYHRLRAFEQYLNRNARDGRSLTLKIIPKAKDQLLGALQRGEGDLVAPGELLDVRTGHDVSASTAIRREVPLVLVSKQGNRHYSKLEQLAGRSLSLPAGSAVGEALHRINQLLAERKLPPIVVEWVDPSLAVEDVLEMVQAGIFERTAVELPIAERWAKVMPKLRVDRHLVLARDGDMKWFVRPDAPMLRASIDRFFSSYQAPADQDATFQRVYRRLYKVHSPLGRAERQRLEKVRPVLQQHAEQQGFDWLMLAALAFKESTLNPSARGASGATGLMQITPAAARSVGVSNIQNINGNVQASSKYLAMIRRNFFNSPQLNERERMAFVLAGYNLGPQRVQSLRAEARRRGLNPNQWFFQVERVAMEQMGMGVVSYVNAVNKYYLAYDRERYLLEPQGRRLTAN
- a CDS encoding TatD family hydrolase, whose product is MQLIDIAVNLTHPSLAVQAEALLERAYAAGVCQMVLTGTSLNESEASLALCRQLDASGERLFCTAGVHPHDASSWDSASSTALKSLLAQPQTRAVGECGLDFDRDFSPRPAQEKALEEQLALAVELQIPAFLHEREASQRMLEILRNYRDQLPAAVVHCFTGERRALYAYLDLDLHIGITGWVCDERRGTHLHPLLKDIPGERLMLETDAPFLLPRSLRPKPRSGRNEPAFLGEVLREVALHRGQSEQALATQTTACARAFFGMPAILERPAPEF
- a CDS encoding methyl-accepting chemotaxis protein, whose translation is MGAWISNLSLKYKFWAVNAVAFVISLMLVLFALHIEQQARSSDARLAAAEQARLLQQWPQQAPLPGTTNIQVLQGNSLPGAQGAADASGWQTIQHDAWFGDSPVIGAQRVTLSDGRNLAVTARAPSLLDLFAQHALTYALAVAVLMLLLLAASQLLIRFLLSHLNTLKDVMLQAERSGDLSLRVPLESRDEVGQMAAAFNAMQAGYQRVVGTVGQVANELNSGTRDMAERMDAVRQGMLSQQSETDQAATAINEMSATVQHIAEHAGTTRDQSLNADQLARAGQQVVERVEQSIAALSQGVQQSAGSIERLAEDSQHISRVVGVIHGIAEQTNLLALNAAIEAARAGEMGRGFAVVADEVRNLAKRVQESTDEITQMIGNLQDGTRDAVEFMRESSENANHCVQLAQEAGESLAAITAAVTLMRDSNTQIAVAATQQSQVAEEMSRSVVGIRDVTEQTVGQTLDSAAISQQLAQLAGELSKAISQLRL
- a CDS encoding Mpo1-like protein, whose amino-acid sequence is MSKRHTDLLSWQWRHYADQHRHPTNLLLHLIAVPLFLLSLILLAIGLWHMGFIPVVLGAIGLYAALALQAHGHRLEQNQPEPFTGKRDAFKRLLLEQCITFPRFVFTGGWWRAWRKRR
- a CDS encoding acyl-CoA thioesterase yields the protein MVFSEMLDAVRRNPEAVMIPPEWGQGRASFGGLVAALAFEAMRAKVPEGRPVRSLAITFVGPAAPDVPVSFQAEVLREGKAVSQMLLRAVQDGQVVTVVQGSFGASRPSAISVQALAAPQMPPVEQCQELSYVRNVTPEFTRFLAMRWGVGGMPFSNNPSRQMGGWVRLREDGEPQALSEAHLLALVDAWPPALLSHLKSPAPGSSLTWTIEFVQPLQSLTSDDWCLYHADIEHARDGYGHVAAALWSSAGQLIALSRQTVTVFG